From the genome of Syngnathoides biaculeatus isolate LvHL_M chromosome 15, ASM1980259v1, whole genome shotgun sequence:
tttatatttgtttccCCAATTAAGACTGTAATTCATACCTTGAAAACGTTCATAAATAGACTCAAAGAAGTGTGCCTATTGCATATCCCattatttgttagcattaagctagcagacgtTATGTGGTTGTCACAACTTAGtttgatgtttactttgacagCAAACGTCAGCCGAGagtaccattaaaaaaaaatgccaagaaTTATTCACCAATTGTCCAAGTGCTGCTCATTTAAATGCACTCCAATCTCGggtccaagtaaaaaaaaaaaaaaaaaaattaaaaataaatcatccgAAAGTCTCGGCAAACTCGCGTGACAAATTTctgtcactgaaaaaaaatatgcattttgatCGACTTTCTATTTCTTCGGCCTAAGTTACGTTTCATTGGAATTACGACTATAAAGCCGTTCTTGCCCTGCGGAAAAGGGTCCCCCGGGACCCCCGAAAACCCGGAGAACCCCTGACGTGAGCCGCTCCACTTCGGCGGTGGCAGCAATTAGCGCAGCTAATTCCTCCCCGTCCGCTGCGCACTGCTCATCAGCGCCTTGTTAAACACGGGGGAGGACGCCTCGGCCGACGAACAGCTGCCGCCGCAagacggggggaaaaaacccCCCCCGACATTACCGTCCAGAAACCCTTGTAGGATTTTCCAGATTCCGACCGTGGAATGCGTCGGACACTCCTCTGGATCATTTCAAACCCCGCCGTTGACATCGTGCATCaatcgctcgctcgctcgctttcCATCCCTCCAGCCGTCATCCATCGTTCCgccgtcatccatccatcaacccaCCGGTCTACCCAGAAACCCCGTCATCCGTCAAGTCCTTCATCCTCTCCCGCAATAAACGAGTGGACTGCAGTCCCGCGACCCGTCTCGGGAATTTGGCATTTCGGGACGCTTTCCGTGCGCTATTAATCATTTGACTGGACGTCGCGTTGTACACAAAGGACGGATCGATACGCCGCGACGACGACGTCGACGACATCATCCCGGCCTTAGTACGAGCGCTCCTTCGAGTCTCCCGCGCGCATAAATCGAGACAACTTCCGCCCACGGAGAGGACGGCGTGCCCCCAGGAGCCCTGCCGGTCACCCTGACACTCGTCCTCTCTGGAGTTGTGACGCGAGCAGAAGGTCCCGCTGGACCGGAGAATGTCAGACGTCAATTTGATTCACGGCCGGAGTGCCCTTGCGTgcgagggggggggtgtggggggtggggggggggggggaaatcaataTTTCCTGCAGTGCAATTCTGAACATTTTACACGTACgggacaaggaaaaaaaaaaaagaggtggggGCACAGTCTCACTTTATTACTTATTTGCCCGCTATATGGTGCGCTCATGAATTACGAAAGACCGCGTACGACATTTAAACGCACCATAACTCgggaggcattttttttaattctatttttgaatgtttgcatattttcttttatccatccatccattttctttgccgcttatcctcacgagggagcacagggagtgctgtagcctatcccggctgtcaacgggcagaaagcgggggtacaccctgaactggtcgccagccaatcgtagggcacatagagacaaacagccgtgctggcaatcacacctatgggcaattgagagtatccaaataattttgcatgtttttgggatgtgggaggaaacaggagtgcccggagaaaacccacgcaggcacggggagaacatgcaaactccacacagggagggccgggatttgaaccctgatcctcagaactgtgaggtcaatgctttaccatctgatccaccgtgcagcccaTTTATATAGTATTatcatattttctttcttttattaatATGGAGGTAATATAGTGCTGCACAGTGATACCTGCGATCATTTTGCTAATACTAATCATGATATcaggcgccacggtggatcagctgcttgtccaggcactccggtttcctcccacgtcctcaaaacacgcaaaattaattgaacactctaaattgcccataggtgtgattgtgattgcgcctgtttgttttgatgtaccctgcgattggctggcgaccagttcagggtgtaccccgcctcctgcccgtcgacagctgggataggctccggcactcctcctcgacccttgtgaggataagcggctaagaaaacggatggatggataatcatggtatcattttttttatatcctttCATCTCTTCTGAATACCGTCACGCGGCATTGTTATACTTTGTGTGATTGCCTGGTCCCCGAAGCAAAGAGACACACACGtaaacaatcaaaataaaacaaagggtaaaaaaaaaaaaccaacaacaaaaaaaaaacaccgggaTTAGAGACGGCAGGTTAGCTCAGGACTTCCTGTTGCTACAGATGTTGTGTGACAAATCCTCACGTTGAATATCCCTTGcgcgcaacacacacacacacacctacacacccatgcatacacgcacacaagtAGACATACACACACGGGAGCACTggaatgatgggggggggggggagaacaagGGTACGCATGCTTGGATGAGAAAATAGGCTTAAAAACACACCGCTGCTGTTTATTCTTCACGGCTTTTCAACCCCTCGCCGTCGGGCCGTCGTAGCCAATCAGATGCCGGAAGCGAGCCGTCCCCATAAATAATAACGCACGTCAAAAATAACTACAGGATGAGAAGTTGCCTCcattttttgggtttgtttttcttttgatcaTAAGGGCATTTCATTTTGTCCAATTACGAGGCGGAAGAAAGTCAAAAGCCAAAAAGTTCATAACTGTTAATTGGAATCCTGGAAAAATGCCTAATGCATAGATTATTACGCATGATTGctaaataacaataattaataattgctaaataaacaaaaatcagaaTACACCAGTGTTAAATGGTGTTGTCGTCTGGCAACTGAAGCCGGCAGAAAGACAACCATCCATGcgtcaattttcttagccgcttatcctcactagggtcgcggggagtgctggcgcctatcccagctgtcgacgggcaggaggcggggtaacaccctgaactgggtgctaaccaatcgcagggcatatcgagaatTTACCAATTCTGATTCCATTTTCAATATTACTTATTGACCCAATTCCTTATCGATCTTCATTGTATGAGGgaatgaaatccatccatcaatccattttttttaccgctcatcctcacgagggtcgcggggagtggcatttttttattcaaatcttagtggcacatatttacttccatactcgATGAGCATTAAAAAGATAATCAGCATTCCGCTCACTCATAAATCATGTTGTATGTCCATTGCACATCTAACGTCCATCCAtattcttcaccgcttatcctcacgagggtcacggggggagtgctagagcctatccctgaactggtcgccaggcaatcgcagggcacgtcgagacaaacaatcgcactcgcaatcacaccttggggcaatttttagagtgtccaatgaatgttgcatgtttggggaatgtgggaaaaaaacggagtgcccggaagaaacccaggtaggcacggggagaacatccaaactcccaacacaggcgggtccgggttcgaacccgggtcctcagaactgtgaggccaacactttaccagctgctaaCTAAAATAGCTaaccatcttaaaaaaaaaaaaaaagaattaatctCTTTTGTTCATACTGGAACGCTTTGTACCATCCTGTTGTTGCCTACGTTTGCCAGAAGGTGGCGGCAAAGTGCGACCTCAACTCACTTGAGTACCGAGTTCTCactagatggcgccaaagcagtAACAGGATTGCCTTGGCGTGAGCGCACAAACAAAGGACGGCCGATGGTTGAGTTTTCCAGTGAATCGCGGAAAATAAGTTCAGAACCGGCGAAGTAGCGAATGGCAATTGCGTatgaatatgtaaatatgatacgTACATGTGAATATCGTATAGTCAAAACAGCCGTCTTACCACGTCTCGTCATTCTTGAACTCCAGCTCGCCGTAGGCGTCCTCGAAATCCTCGCCGCCCCCCTTGGCGAGCCCCTCCACGGTGCGATAAGGCACGACGACGGTGCCCCGGGCGCCCGACGTCCTCAGCACTTTGGCCTCCATGACGCGCACGCTTTCGCTGACGTGGACGGCGCCGCTCTCGAAGGTGAAGATGCCGGCGTGGTCGTCGTCCAGGATGGTGACGGTGGCCACGGCGGGGAAGCCGAGCGCCGCCTTGGGGTAGGGGAGGCTGTTGGCGGACAGCAGCTCCTCCTCCGTCTCCAGCACGCGCAGGTTGCCCAGCCGCACGAAGAAGTGCTCGTCCTCCTCGAAGATGTCGTCGTCGATGATGCCCACGCTGATGTCCTTCAGCGTCTCGCCGGGCTTGAAGACCAGCGTGCCCTCGGTGAACTCGTAGTCGGCCCCGGCGTTGGCCGAGCCGTCCTCCGTCTTGTAGTCCACGCAGACGGTCTTGCCCACGTCGCCGCCCCGCCGGCCGACGGTGAGGATGGCGGCGCCGCAGTTCTCCAGGCACTGGTAGGCGCCGGGCTCGAAGGCCACGCGGGACACGTACTCCTCGGGCTCGTCCGCGCGCACCTCGGCCACGCCGGCGCACTTCTTCGCCCGCTCGGCCACGTGCTTCTTCAGGACGTTGCCGGCGCCCGTCATCATGCGCGTGGCTTGAATGCGGTAGAACGCGCGGCTCTTCTGCTGGTGGGACAGAGCGTAGTAGTTGGCCATCTCCACCAACTGGTCCGTCTCCTTCTCCGGGTGCTTCTGCTTCAGGTCCTTGAGGATGCGGATCATGTCACGGCGGGACTCGTCCGCCTCCCGGCCCTCCGCCGGGCCCGCCGGGTcgacgccgccgtccgcgaaGTGGGAGTTGACCATCTTCCCGTCCATCTCGATGCCCTTGGAGGAGCGCTCGGGCTCGGTctcgacgacgacgccgcggtGCTTGTCGGAACGGTACTTCCGCCGCATGAACTTGTTGAAGAGCAGTCGGCGGTCGGCCACCCAGGCCAGCAGCACGCAGACGGGGAAGAAGGCGAGCGTCAGGAGGCCTTCCCAGACCTGCACCACGTTGGGCGAGAAGACGGCCAGGATCATGTAGAGCCAGATGTAGGCGAAGATGCTCCAGCCGGCCGTGATGAAGAAGACCCGCAGGTGCTTGACTTTGCGCACCTCGCCCTGGGGTATGACAGACACGCACAGGCCCACGATGACGAACATGTTGAAGGCGGCGCTGCCCACGACGGTGGACGGCCCCAGCTCGCCGGCTTTGAACTCGTGGCCGCAGACCTCGATGACGGACAGCAGGATCTCCGGGGCGGAGGATCCCAGCGCCATGAGCGTGAGGTTGGAGACGGTCTCGTTCCACACGCGGACGGTGGCCGTGGTGGTCTCGCCGTTTGGCCTGCGGATGACCACCTCCTTCTCCTGGGACGTGATGACCTCGATGGCTGCCATGAAGCGGTCGGCGATGATGGACACGCCCAGGAACATGTAGATCATGGCCACGAAGTACACGATGACCCGGGCGATCTTGTCCCCCATGGACGGGTCCTCCGGGTACCAAATTGGCAGGATGATTCCGGGCGTGCACTTGGAGTTTCCCGGACACGTCGCGTTGTCCGGGCTCGGCGGCGAGCTCGGGGCGGCCCGGGCCTCCGTACCGAGGAGGCCGGCGGCTACCGAGACCAGTCCCAACCGGAGGCGGGACGACCGACCTGGACTCACGAGCCTTGAGCCCTCCATGCACCCTCCTTGGTCTCAAGGGTCTTACGGCACACCGATCCAGCACTGGGCCTTAACTCTCGCCACCTGAACACAACACgggaaagacatttttcgtgaCGTGATCTACACCACGGGCGTCAacctcaaggcccgggggccaaatctggcccgccgcatgatttttatGCGGCTCGCGAAGGTAAAGTATGAGTATCGCCTTccatgattttaaaacaaacgaacaaaaaaaaaaattgtactcaaGTTTCAAAAAGTCACGTaattgataacattgagatatctCAAGCAATATCCTGCCCCCAAATAacagc
Proteins encoded in this window:
- the slc8a3 gene encoding sodium/calcium exchanger 3 isoform X2 — protein: MEGSRLVSPGRSSRLRLGLVSVAAGLLGTEARAAPSSPPSPDNATCPGNSKCTPGIILPIWYPEDPSMGDKIARVIVYFVAMIYMFLGVSIIADRFMAAIEVITSQEKEVVIRRPNGETTTATVRVWNETVSNLTLMALGSSAPEILLSVIEGEVRKVKHLRVFFITAGWSIFAYIWLYMILAVFSPNVVQVWEGLLTLAFFPVCVLLAWVADRRLLFNKFMRRKYRSDKHRGVVVETEPERSSKGIEMDGKMVNSHFADGGVDPAGPAEGREADESRRDMIRILKDLKQKHPEKETDQLVEMANYYALSHQQKSRAFYRIQATRMMTGAGNVLKKHVAERAKKCAGVAEVRADEPEEYVSRVAFEPGAYQCLENCGAAILTVGRRGGDVGKTVCVDYKTEDGSANAGADYEFTEGTLVFKPGETLKDISVGIIDDDIFEEDEHFFVRLGNLRVLETEEELLSANSLPYPKAALGFPAVATVTILDDDHAGIFTFESGAVHVSESVRVMEAKVLRTSGARGTVVVPYRTVEGLAKGGGEDFEDAYGELEFKNDETCKLIHVKIIDDEEYEKNKNFFLELAEPRTVDVSLQKDAPDRKLTSDEEEARRIAEMGKPVLGEHAKMEVIIEESYEFKSTVDKLIKKTNLALVVGTNSWREQFMEAITVSADEDEDDTGEERLPSCFDYVMHFLTVFWKVLFACVPPTDYLNGWACFAVSIVVIGLLTAVIGDLASHFGCTIGLKDSVTAVVFVALGTSVPDTFASKVAAVQDTYADASIGNVTGSNAVNVFLGIGLAWSVAAIYWHSKGKPFVVEAGSLAFSVTLFTIFAFLAVTALLYRRRAHIGGELGGPRGHRLATSGFFFGLWFLYILFSSLEAYCHIEGF
- the slc8a3 gene encoding sodium/calcium exchanger 3 isoform X1; translation: MEGSRLVSPGRSSRLRLGLVSVAAGLLGTEARAAPSSPPSPDNATCPGNSKCTPGIILPIWYPEDPSMGDKIARVIVYFVAMIYMFLGVSIIADRFMAAIEVITSQEKEVVIRRPNGETTTATVRVWNETVSNLTLMALGSSAPEILLSVIEVCGHEFKAGELGPSTVVGSAAFNMFVIVGLCVSVIPQGEVRKVKHLRVFFITAGWSIFAYIWLYMILAVFSPNVVQVWEGLLTLAFFPVCVLLAWVADRRLLFNKFMRRKYRSDKHRGVVVETEPERSSKGIEMDGKMVNSHFADGGVDPAGPAEGREADESRRDMIRILKDLKQKHPEKETDQLVEMANYYALSHQQKSRAFYRIQATRMMTGAGNVLKKHVAERAKKCAGVAEVRADEPEEYVSRVAFEPGAYQCLENCGAAILTVGRRGGDVGKTVCVDYKTEDGSANAGADYEFTEGTLVFKPGETLKDISVGIIDDDIFEEDEHFFVRLGNLRVLETEEELLSANSLPYPKAALGFPAVATVTILDDDHAGIFTFESGAVHVSESVRVMEAKVLRTSGARGTVVVPYRTVEGLAKGGGEDFEDAYGELEFKNDETCKLIHVKIIDDEEYEKNKNFFLELAEPRTVDVSLQKDAPDRKLTSDEEEARRIAEMGKPVLGEHAKMEVIIEESYEFKSTVDKLIKKTNLALVVGTNSWREQFMEAITVSADEDEDDTGEERLPSCFDYVMHFLTVFWKVLFACVPPTDYLNGWACFAVSIVVIGLLTAVIGDLASHFGCTIGLKDSVTAVVFVALGTSVPDTFASKVAAVQDTYADASIGNVTGSNAVNVFLGIGLAWSVAAIYWHSKGKPFVVEAGSLAFSVTLFTIFAFLAVTALLYRRRAHIGGELGGPRGHRLATSGFFFGLWFLYILFSSLEAYCHIEGF